The Ascaphus truei isolate aAscTru1 chromosome 2 unlocalized genomic scaffold, aAscTru1.hap1 SUPER_2_unloc_4, whole genome shotgun sequence genome has a segment encoding these proteins:
- the LOC142473280 gene encoding uncharacterized protein LOC142473280 has translation MDPRLLSFPVDVLERLEIKSEKEEANTEEHVTPIKEEIDAFPVCENGLNEEQNLSSDTSRSCLTPRSPEVPKNNDSCHILDTYKEPVPHDGDFTDLVQHTAETDSKYGSSKRYARDLRGSRGAQPFLCCQCGKSFSLDRDLLTHLCVPAREQTFTCSDGGSSFSLKVKLHSQQKIQTSVTPFTCTVCGKQLSTKRTLLKHERIHTGEKPFPCSECGKQFNTKTNLLRHHMTHTGEKPFTCTECSKSFSRKTELLNHERIHTGEKPFPCTECSKSFSVKKLLLIHERIHTGEKPFTCTECGKQFRHKESLGRHQMTHTGGKPFTCTECGKQFSIKKSLRRHQMTHTGEKPFTCTECGKQFSIKNRLLIHQMTHTGEKPFTCTECGKQFSTKRHRLRHQMTHTGEKAFTCTECSKSFSWKTDLLIHERIHTGEKPFTCTECGKQFTVKSRLLRHQMTHTGEKPFTCTECGKQFTVKSSLLIHQMIHTGEKPLTCTECGKQFSTKSHLLRHQITHTGEKLFTCTECGKSFSQMSHLLTYHRIHTREKPFPCS, from the coding sequence agaATGGCCTGAATGAGGAACAGAACTTGAGCTCTGATACATCCAGAAGCTGTCTGACTCCTCGCAGCCCAGAAGTGCCAAAAAACAATGATTCCTGCCACATTTTGGACACATAcaaggaaccagtgccacatgATGGTGACTTTACAGACCTTGTGCAGCACACAGCAGAGACGGACTCTAAATAtgggtccagcaaaaggtatgcGAGAGATTTAAGAGGAAGCCGCGGTGCTCAGCCTTTTCtctgttgtcagtgtggcaaaagcTTCTCACTGGACAGGGACCTGCTAACACATCTTTGTGTCCCCGCTAGAGAGCAAACCTTTACATGTTCAGATGGTGGGAGCAGTTTCTCACTGAAGGTGAAACTTCATTCACAGCAGAAGATTCAGACATCAGTGACTCCTTTTACTTGTACTGTGTGTGGGAAACAGTTAAGTACCAAGAGAACCCTCCTCaaacatgagcggattcatacaggggagaaaccattcccatgttcagagtgtgggaaacaattcaataCTAAGAccaacctcctcagacaccatatgactcatacaggggagaaaccattcacatgtacagagtgtagtaaaagcttttctcggaagacagagctcctcaaccatgagcggattcatacaggagaaaaaccattcccatgtacagagtgtagtaaaagcttttctgtGAAGAAACTGCTCCtcatccatgagcggattcatacaggggagaaaccattcacatgtacagagtgtgggaaacaattcagacaTAAGGAAAGCCTCggcagacaccagatgactcatacaggagggaaaccattcacatgtacagagtgtgggaaacaattcagtattaagaaaaGCCTCCGCAGACACCAGAtgacacatacaggggagaaaccattcacatgtacagagtgtgggaaacaatttagtATTAAGAACcgtctcctcatacaccagatgactcatacaggagaaaaaccattcacatgtacagagtgtgggaaacaattcagtactaagcGCCACcgcctcagacaccagatgactcatactggagagaaagcattcacatgtacagagtgtagtaaaagcttttcttggAAGACAGACCTCCtcatccatgagcggattcatacaggggagaaaccattcacatgtacagagtgcgggaaacaattcacagttaagagccgtctcctcagacaccagatgactcatacaggggagaaaccattcacatgtacagaatgtgggaaacaattcacagttaagagcagtctcctcatacaccagatgattcatacaggagaaaagccattaacatgtacagagtgtgggaaacaattcagtactaagagcCACCTCCTTAGACACCAGAttactcatacaggggagaaactattcacatgtacagagtgtgggaaaagcttttctcaAATGAGCCACCTCCTCACCTACCACAGAATTCATACACGGGAGAAACCATTTCCATGTTCATAG